A single window of Symphalangus syndactylus isolate Jambi chromosome 4, NHGRI_mSymSyn1-v2.1_pri, whole genome shotgun sequence DNA harbors:
- the LOC129480285 gene encoding neuropeptide Y receptor type 4-2 produces the protein MNTSHLLALLLPKSPQGENRSKPLGISYNFSDHCQDSVDMMVFIVTSYSIETVVGVLGNLCLMCVTVRQKEKANVTNLLIANLAFSDFLMCLLCQPLTAIYTIMDYWIFGETLCKMSAFIQCMSVTVSILSLVLVALERHQLIINPTGWKPSISQAYLGIVLIWVIACVLSLPFLANSILENVFHKNHSKALEFLADKVVCTESWPLAHHRTIYTTFLLLFQYCLPLGFILVCYARIYRRLQRQGRVFHKGTYSLRAGHMKQVNVVLVVMVVAFAVLWLPLHVFNSLEDWHHEAIPICHGNLIFLVCHLLAMASTCVNPFIYGFLNTNFKKEIKALVLTCQQSTPLEESEHLPLSTVHTEVSKGSLRLSGRSNTI, from the coding sequence ATGAACACCTCTCACCTCTTGGCCTTGCTCCTCCCAAAATCTCCACAAGGTGAAAACAGAAGCAAACCCCTGGGCATCTCATACAACTTCTCTGACCATTGCCAGGATTCCGTGGACATGATGGTCTTCATCGTCACCTCCTACAGCATTGAGACTGTCGTGGGGGTCCTGGGTAACCTCTGCCTGATGTGTGTGACTGTGAGGCAGAAGGAGAAAGCCAATGTGACCAACCTGCTTATCGCCAACCTGGCCTTCTCTGACTTCCTCATGTGCCTCCTCTGCCAGCCGCTGACGGCCATCTACACCATCATGGACTACTGGATCTTTGGAGAGACCCTCTGCAAGATGTCGGCCTTCATCCAGTGCATGTCGGTGACGGTCTCCATCCTCTCGCTTGTCCTCGTGGCCCTGGAGAGGCATCAGCTCATCATCAACCCAACAGGCTGGAAGCCCAGCATCTCACAGGCCTACCTGGGGATTGTGCTCATCTGGGTCATTGCCTGTGTCCTCTCCCTGCCCTTCCTGGCCAACAGCATCCTGGAGAATGTCTTCCACAAGAACCACTCCAAGGCTCTGGAGTTCCTGGCGGATAAGGTGGTCTGTACCGAGTCCTGGCCACTGGCTCACCACCGCACCATCTACACCACCTTCCTGCTCCTCTTCCAGTACTGCCTCCCACTGGGCTTCATCCTGGTCTGTTATGCACGCATCTACCGGCGCCTGCAGAGGCAGGGGCGTGTGTTTCACAAGGGCACCTACAGCTTGCGAGCTGGGCACATGAAGCAGGTCAATgtggtgctggtggtgatggtggtggcctTCGCCGTGCTCTGGCTGCCTCTGCATGTGTTCAACAGCCTGGAAGACTGGCACCATGAGGCCATCCCCATCTGCCATGGGAACCTCATCTTCTTGGTGTGCCACTTGCTTGCCATGGCCTCCACCTGCGTCAACCCATTCATCTACGGCTTTCTCAACACCAACTTCAAGAAGGAGATCAAGGCCCTGGTGCTGACTTGCCAGCAGAGCACCCCCCTGGAGGAGTCAGAGCATCTGCCCCTGTCCACAGTACATACGGAAGTCTCCAAAGGGTCCCTGAGGCTAAGTGGCAGGTCCAATACCATTTAA